The genomic region TTTGGAGGGCTTCTACTACGGTCGCCACGGGACGATAGCCTCGCCGTTTGAGCGTGCGAAAAACGGTCATCAGGATGGACTGTGTTTTCGCACCCTTCTCGCTCTGGTTCCCCTGCATCACTTTGCGCATAATCACCGCCGGACGAATTTCCCGCT from Candidatus Omnitrophota bacterium harbors:
- a CDS encoding IS66 family transposase: REIRPAVIMRKVMQGNQSEKGAKTQSILMTVFRTLKRRGYRPVATVVEALQTALRTRQLPPLPPSLPSKG